In the genome of Streptococcus oralis, one region contains:
- a CDS encoding ATP-dependent RecD-like DNA helicase, with protein sequence MEVYFSGTIERIIFENPSNFYRILLLDIEDTNAEDFDDFEIIVTGTMADVIEGEDYTFWGQIVQHSKYGEQLQISRYERAKPTKKGLVKYFSSSHFKGIGLKTAQKIVDIYGENTIDEILEHPEKLENIAGLSAKNREAFVSTLRLNYGTEMVLAKLANYGIPNKLAFQIQDFYKEETLDVVENYPYQLVEDIKGLGFTIADQLAAELGIESQAPERFRAGLVHSLFQGCMDTGDTYMEARDLLEQTLTLLESSRPVELDPSQVAQELSYLIEEDKVQQIDTKIFDNSLFFAEEGIRSHLVRILEKGKQKNQDLETIQKHIATVEEELGIQYDSIQKQAICDAIQNKVFILTGGPGTGKTTVINGIIAVYALLEGLDLRKKSNLPILLAAPTGRAARRMNELTGLPSATIHRHLGMTGDDDTSHLEDYLDADFIIVDEFSMVDTWLANQLFSNISSNSKILIVGDSDQLPSVSPGQVLADLLQIPLIPQTRLERIYRQSEESTIVTLASQIRQGILPADFTQKKADRSYFEIMSNHIPATIEKILGAALRSGIPARDIQVLAPMYRGTAGIDAINQLMQDLLNPQQKGQVSFEATQCYYRTGDKVIHLVNDAEVNVFNGDLGYITDLIPGKYTESKQDEIVIDFDGNEVVYPRNEWYKIRLAYAMSIHKSQGSEFPVVILPITSASKRMLERNLIYTAITRAKSKLILLGELQAFDYAVKHIGTARKTYLIERFSDLIENNIEESKQAFSETATASDSEQSYILTEENWSSIPAMIGITDADLKEIFGK encoded by the coding sequence ATGGAAGTTTATTTTTCAGGCACTATTGAACGCATTATTTTTGAAAATCCCAGCAATTTTTATCGTATCCTCCTCTTAGATATCGAAGATACCAATGCGGAGGACTTTGACGATTTTGAAATCATCGTTACAGGAACCATGGCTGACGTGATTGAGGGCGAAGACTACACCTTTTGGGGACAAATCGTTCAACACTCCAAGTACGGAGAACAACTGCAAATCAGCCGTTATGAGCGGGCAAAACCAACTAAAAAAGGGCTAGTTAAGTACTTTTCGAGTAGCCACTTCAAGGGAATTGGTCTCAAAACGGCCCAAAAAATCGTTGATATCTATGGTGAAAATACCATAGACGAAATTCTGGAGCATCCTGAAAAGCTGGAAAACATTGCAGGACTCTCTGCCAAAAACCGTGAGGCTTTCGTCTCTACACTTCGTCTTAACTATGGGACAGAAATGGTCTTGGCAAAACTAGCTAACTACGGCATTCCCAATAAACTAGCCTTTCAGATTCAAGACTTTTACAAGGAAGAAACGCTTGATGTGGTTGAAAATTATCCCTACCAGCTGGTCGAGGATATCAAGGGATTGGGTTTTACCATTGCAGACCAATTAGCTGCCGAACTAGGTATCGAAAGCCAAGCTCCTGAGCGCTTCCGTGCTGGCCTTGTCCATAGTCTCTTTCAGGGCTGTATGGATACGGGCGATACCTACATGGAAGCCCGAGATTTGCTGGAACAGACCCTGACTCTCCTCGAGTCTTCCCGACCCGTAGAACTGGATCCCAGCCAAGTAGCCCAAGAACTCTCCTACCTCATCGAAGAAGACAAGGTTCAGCAGATTGATACCAAAATCTTTGATAACAGCCTCTTTTTCGCCGAAGAAGGCATTCGCAGTCACTTGGTTCGTATCCTTGAAAAAGGAAAACAGAAAAATCAGGATTTAGAAACCATTCAAAAGCATATCGCTACTGTTGAGGAAGAATTAGGTATCCAATACGATAGCATCCAAAAACAGGCTATCTGCGATGCCATCCAGAACAAGGTCTTTATCCTAACAGGTGGACCTGGTACAGGTAAAACCACTGTTATCAATGGGATTATCGCTGTTTATGCTCTCTTAGAGGGACTTGACCTCAGGAAGAAAAGCAACTTACCAATTCTTCTCGCTGCCCCAACTGGTCGAGCAGCTCGACGCATGAATGAATTGACAGGTTTGCCTAGCGCGACCATACATCGCCATTTGGGAATGACGGGAGATGATGATACTAGTCATCTGGAAGATTATCTGGATGCTGACTTTATCATTGTAGATGAGTTTTCTATGGTAGATACTTGGCTAGCTAACCAACTCTTCTCCAACATCTCTTCTAACAGTAAAATCCTCATCGTGGGTGATAGCGACCAGCTACCTTCTGTTAGTCCTGGACAAGTCCTGGCTGACCTGCTCCAAATACCTCTGATCCCTCAGACTCGCTTGGAGCGGATTTACCGTCAGAGCGAAGAATCAACTATCGTTACCTTAGCGAGTCAGATTCGACAGGGAATCTTGCCAGCCGACTTTACCCAGAAAAAGGCCGATCGCTCCTACTTTGAAATCATGAGTAACCATATCCCTGCAACCATTGAGAAAATTCTTGGTGCTGCCCTCAGAAGTGGCATTCCAGCTCGTGATATTCAGGTGCTAGCGCCTATGTATCGAGGAACTGCTGGTATTGACGCCATCAACCAACTCATGCAAGACCTGCTCAATCCTCAGCAAAAGGGGCAAGTTAGCTTTGAAGCAACTCAGTGTTACTATCGAACAGGGGACAAGGTCATTCACCTAGTCAACGACGCTGAAGTCAATGTCTTTAATGGAGACCTAGGCTACATCACAGATTTGATTCCTGGAAAATACACTGAGTCCAAACAAGACGAGATTGTCATTGATTTTGACGGCAATGAGGTCGTCTACCCACGTAACGAATGGTACAAGATTCGACTGGCCTATGCCATGAGCATCCATAAGTCTCAGGGAAGTGAGTTTCCCGTTGTCATCCTGCCCATCACCAGTGCTAGCAAGCGCATGCTGGAACGCAATCTCATCTACACAGCTATCACACGGGCCAAGAGCAAGCTTATCCTTCTTGGTGAATTACAGGCCTTTGACTATGCAGTCAAGCATATCGGGACTGCTCGCAAGACCTATCTGATTGAGCGTTTCAGTGATTTAATTGAAAATAATATTGAAGAAAGTAAACAAGCCTTCTCTGAAACTGCCACAGCAAGTGACTCTGAACAATCCTACATCCTTACCGAGGAAAACTGGTCTAGTATTCCCGCTATGATTGGGATTACAGACGCAGACCTTAAAGAGATTTTTGGAAAATAG
- a CDS encoding response regulator transcription factor, with the protein MKILLVDDHEMVRLGLKSYFDLQDDVEVVGEATNGAQGIDLALELRPDVIVMDIVMPEMNGIDATLAILKEWPEAKILIVTSYLDNEKIMPVLNAGAKGYMLKTSSADELLHAVRKVAAGELAIEQEVSKKVEYHRNHMELHEELTARERDVLQLIAKGYENQRIADELFISLKTVKTHVSNILAKLEVSDRTQAAVYAFQHHLVRQEDF; encoded by the coding sequence ATGAAAATTTTACTGGTAGATGACCATGAAATGGTTCGATTGGGCTTGAAAAGCTATTTTGACCTCCAAGACGATGTAGAAGTTGTGGGCGAGGCTACCAATGGGGCTCAAGGTATTGACTTGGCCTTGGAATTGCGTCCAGATGTCATTGTCATGGATATTGTTATGCCTGAGATGAATGGAATTGATGCTACCTTGGCCATCCTCAAAGAATGGCCTGAAGCCAAGATTTTGATTGTGACCTCTTACTTGGACAATGAAAAAATCATGCCAGTCTTGAATGCTGGTGCAAAAGGCTATATGCTTAAGACTTCAAGTGCAGATGAATTGCTCCATGCTGTCCGTAAGGTGGCTGCTGGCGAGCTGGCCATTGAACAAGAGGTCAGCAAGAAGGTTGAATACCACCGTAATCATATGGAGCTTCATGAGGAGCTGACTGCGCGTGAGCGAGACGTACTTCAACTGATCGCTAAGGGCTACGAAAATCAACGCATTGCAGATGAACTCTTTATCTCTCTCAAGACGGTCAAGACCCATGTGTCCAATATCCTTGCCAAGCTTGAGGTCAGTGATCGCACTCAAGCTGCGGTCTATGCCTTTCAGCACCACTTGGTCAGGCAGGAGGATTTTTAG
- a CDS encoding CvpA family protein, whose product MISILLLLVLAWGGYIGYRRGLVLQVYYFLVAVISAFIAGQFYKSLGDQFHLLVPYANPQEGQGTFFFPSAQLFHLDKVFYAGLAYLLVFGICYSIGRFIGLFLHLIPVKTLDGKWFRVSAGALSLLVALFVLQMALTILATVPLAVIQNSLEKSIVAKHIIQSIPFTTNLIKQLWVTNLIG is encoded by the coding sequence ATGATTTCGATCCTTCTCTTACTGGTTCTAGCTTGGGGGGGTTACATCGGCTACCGTAGAGGTTTGGTGCTGCAAGTTTATTATTTCCTCGTGGCAGTGATTTCAGCCTTTATTGCTGGGCAGTTTTATAAATCGCTGGGAGATCAATTTCACTTGCTTGTTCCTTATGCTAATCCTCAGGAAGGACAGGGTACCTTTTTCTTCCCTTCAGCCCAGCTTTTTCATCTAGACAAGGTCTTTTATGCGGGGCTGGCCTACCTTCTAGTTTTCGGAATTTGTTACAGTATCGGACGTTTTATCGGTTTGTTTCTACATTTGATTCCAGTTAAAACACTAGATGGCAAGTGGTTCCGGGTTAGTGCGGGGGCTTTGTCGCTATTGGTAGCCTTATTCGTCTTGCAGATGGCTTTGACCATTCTTGCAACTGTGCCTCTGGCAGTCATTCAAAATTCACTTGAAAAAAGTATCGTAGCTAAACACATCATCCAAAGTATCCCTTTTACGACAAACCTTATCAAACAACTCTGGGTGACAAATTTAATCGGATAA
- the rnhC gene encoding ribonuclease HIII, whose amino-acid sequence MASITLTPSEQEIQSFLSQYQKALSPSKNPYIRYFLRLPQATVSIYTSGKVLLQGEAAEQYASFFGYQVRQENSGQNFPMIGTDEVGNGSYFGGLAVVASFVTADQHDFLRKLGVGDSKTLTDQKIRQIAPVLKEKIQHQALLLSPSKYNEVIGERYNAVSVKVALHNQAIFLLLQKGVQPEKIVIDAFTNPKNYDKYLAQEANRFPNKVSLEEKAEGKYLAVAVSSIIARDLFLENLENLGRELGYQLPSGAGTASDKVASKILQAYGMKGLNFCAKLHFKNTEKAKALLER is encoded by the coding sequence ATGGCAAGTATCACACTCACACCAAGTGAACAGGAAATTCAGAGCTTTTTAAGTCAGTATCAGAAGGCTCTCAGTCCTAGTAAAAATCCTTATATTCGCTATTTTTTGCGACTGCCTCAGGCAACAGTTTCCATCTATACTTCTGGAAAAGTCCTCCTGCAGGGCGAAGCTGCTGAGCAATACGCCAGTTTCTTTGGCTATCAAGTCCGACAAGAAAACAGTGGACAAAATTTTCCTATGATTGGAACTGATGAGGTGGGAAATGGTTCCTACTTTGGTGGGCTTGCTGTCGTGGCTTCCTTCGTGACAGCTGACCAGCATGACTTCTTGCGAAAACTCGGCGTGGGGGATTCAAAGACCCTAACAGATCAAAAGATTCGTCAGATCGCCCCTGTCCTCAAGGAAAAAATCCAGCACCAAGCGCTCCTTCTCTCACCGAGCAAGTACAACGAAGTTATCGGAGAGCGTTACAATGCTGTTTCTGTAAAAGTTGCCCTTCACAATCAGGCTATCTTTCTCCTTCTCCAAAAAGGAGTCCAGCCAGAAAAAATCGTGATTGATGCTTTTACAAATCCTAAAAACTATGACAAATACTTGGCGCAAGAAGCCAACCGTTTTCCAAACAAGGTTAGTTTGGAAGAAAAAGCCGAGGGAAAATATCTGGCTGTCGCAGTCAGCTCCATCATCGCGCGGGATCTCTTTCTCGAAAACTTGGAAAATCTTGGACGAGAACTAGGCTATCAACTGCCAAGCGGCGCAGGAACTGCTTCTGATAAGGTTGCTAGCAAAATCCTTCAAGCCTATGGCATGAAAGGGCTCAACTTCTGTGCCAAGCTTCATTTTAAAAATACTGAAAAAGCCAAAGCACTTCTAGAAAGGTAA
- the tig gene encoding trigger factor, whose product MSVSFENKETNRGVLTFTISQDQIKPEVDRVFNSVKKTLNVPGFRKGHLPRPIFDKKFGEETLYQDVLNALLPNAYEAAVKEAGLEVVAQPKIDVTSMEKGQDWVITAEVVTKPEVKLGDYKNLEVSVDVEKEVTDADVEERIERERNNLAELVIKEAAAENGDTVVIDFVGSIDGVEFDGGKGENFSLGLGSGQFIPGFEDQLVGHSAGETVDVVVTFPEDYQAEDLAGKEAKFVTTIHEVKAKEVPALDDELAKDIDEEVETLDELKEKYRKELTAAKEEAYKDALEGAAIDKAVENAEIVELPEEMIHEEVHRSVNEFLGNLQRQGINPDMYFQITGTTQEDLHKQYEAEAESRTKTNLVIEAVAKAEGFDASEEEIQKEIEQLAADYNMEVAQVQNLLSADMLKHDIAIKKAVELITSTATVK is encoded by the coding sequence ATGTCTGTATCATTTGAAAACAAAGAAACAAACCGTGGAGTCTTGACTTTCACTATCTCTCAAGACCAAATCAAACCAGAAGTGGACCGTGTATTCAACTCAGTAAAGAAAACTCTTAACGTTCCAGGTTTCCGTAAAGGTCACCTTCCACGTCCTATCTTTGATAAAAAATTTGGTGAAGAAACACTTTACCAAGATGTATTGAACGCTCTTTTGCCAAACGCTTATGAAGCAGCTGTAAAAGAAGCTGGTCTTGAAGTCGTTGCGCAACCAAAAATTGACGTAACTTCAATGGAAAAAGGTCAAGACTGGGTTATCACAGCTGAAGTCGTGACAAAACCTGAAGTTAAATTGGGTGACTATAAAAACCTTGAAGTATCAGTTGATGTAGAAAAAGAAGTAACAGACGCTGACGTTGAAGAGCGTATCGAACGCGAACGCAACAACTTGGCTGAATTGGTTATCAAGGAAGCTGCTGCTGAAAATGGCGACACTGTTGTGATTGACTTCGTTGGTTCTATCGATGGTGTTGAATTTGACGGCGGAAAAGGTGAAAACTTCTCACTTGGACTTGGTTCAGGACAATTCATCCCTGGTTTTGAAGACCAATTGGTTGGTCACTCAGCTGGCGAAACTGTTGACGTAGTTGTGACATTCCCAGAAGACTACCAAGCAGAAGACCTTGCAGGTAAAGAAGCTAAATTCGTAACAACTATTCACGAAGTAAAAGCAAAAGAAGTTCCAGCTCTTGACGATGAACTTGCAAAAGATATCGACGAAGAAGTGGAAACTCTTGACGAATTGAAAGAAAAATACCGCAAAGAATTGACTGCTGCTAAAGAAGAAGCATACAAAGATGCCCTTGAAGGCGCAGCAATCGATAAAGCTGTAGAAAATGCTGAAATCGTAGAACTTCCAGAAGAAATGATCCACGAAGAAGTTCACCGTTCAGTAAATGAATTCCTTGGAAACTTGCAACGTCAAGGTATCAATCCTGACATGTACTTCCAAATCACTGGAACTACTCAAGAAGACCTTCACAAACAATACGAAGCAGAAGCTGAGTCACGTACGAAGACTAACCTTGTTATCGAAGCAGTTGCCAAAGCTGAAGGATTTGACGCTTCAGAAGAAGAAATCCAAAAAGAAATTGAGCAATTGGCAGCAGACTACAACATGGAAGTTGCACAAGTTCAAAACTTGCTTTCAGCTGATATGTTGAAACACGATATCGCAATCAAAAAAGCTGTTGAATTGATCACAAGTACTGCAACAGTAAAATAA
- a CDS encoding endonuclease MutS2: MNTKILETLEFNKIKALFEPHLLTEQGLEELKGLAPTAKVEKIKQAFIEMEEMQALFVEQPHFTILATREISAVCKRLEMGADLNIEEFLLLKRVLLASRELQGFYANLENVRLEQLARWFEKLHDFPHLQGSLQSLNDAGFIENFASEELARIRRKIHDSESQVRDVLQDLLRQKAQMLTEGIIASRNGRQVLPVKNTYRNKIAGVVHDISASGNTVYIEPREVVKLSEEIASLRADERYEMIRILQELSERVRPHAAEIANDAWIIGHLDLIRAKVRFIQERQAVVPQLSENQEIQLLHVRHPLVKNAVANDVHFGKDLTAIVITGPNTGGKTIMLKTLGLTQLMAQSGLPILADKGSRVGVFEEIFADIGDEQSIEQSLSTFSSHMTNIVDILGKVNQHSLLLLDELGAGTDPQEGAALAMAILEDLRLRQVKTMATTHYPELKAYGIETAFVQNASMEFDTASLRPTYRFMQGVPGRSNAFEIAKRLGLSDVIVGDASQQVNQDNDVNRIIEQLEEQTLESRKRLDNIREVEQENLKMNRALKKLYNELNREKETELNKAREQAAEIVELALSESDQILKNLHSKSQLKPHEIIEAKAELKKLAPEKVDLSKNKVLQKAKKKRTPKVGDDIVVLSYGQRGTLTNQLKDGRWEAQVGLIKMTLEEKEFDLVQNQQEAPVKKKQVNVVKRASGRGPQARLDLRGKRYEEAMNELDAFIDQALLNNMAQVDIIHGIGTGVIREGVTKYLQRNKHVKSFGYAPQNAGGSGATIVTFKG, encoded by the coding sequence ATGAATACAAAAATACTAGAAACCTTAGAATTTAATAAAATCAAGGCCTTGTTTGAACCGCATCTCTTGACAGAACAAGGCCTAGAGGAGCTAAAAGGCTTGGCCCCAACTGCCAAGGTGGAAAAGATCAAACAAGCCTTTATAGAGATGGAGGAGATGCAGGCGCTTTTTGTGGAGCAACCTCACTTTACCATCCTAGCGACACGTGAGATATCAGCAGTTTGCAAGCGTCTGGAGATGGGGGCGGACCTCAATATCGAGGAGTTCCTGCTCCTCAAACGGGTTTTGCTTGCTAGCAGAGAGTTGCAAGGTTTTTATGCCAATCTCGAAAATGTTCGCTTGGAACAATTGGCGAGATGGTTTGAAAAACTACATGATTTTCCACACTTGCAAGGGAGTCTTCAATCTCTAAATGATGCAGGATTTATCGAAAATTTCGCCAGTGAAGAGCTAGCACGCATCCGTCGGAAAATCCATGATAGCGAGAGTCAAGTTCGAGATGTCTTGCAAGACTTGCTCAGGCAAAAAGCGCAGATGTTGACGGAAGGCATAATCGCTAGCAGAAATGGCCGTCAAGTCTTACCCGTTAAGAATACCTATCGCAATAAGATTGCAGGTGTTGTCCATGATATCTCTGCTAGTGGTAATACGGTTTATATCGAGCCACGTGAGGTCGTGAAACTGAGCGAAGAAATCGCTAGTCTGCGAGCTGACGAACGCTATGAGATGATTCGCATCCTACAGGAGCTCTCGGAACGCGTCCGCCCTCATGCTGCAGAGATCGCTAATGACGCTTGGATTATCGGCCATTTAGACTTGATTCGTGCCAAGGTGCGTTTCATCCAAGAAAGACAAGCAGTCGTTCCTCAACTTTCAGAGAACCAAGAGATTCAACTCCTTCATGTTCGCCATCCTTTGGTCAAAAATGCTGTCGCAAACGATGTGCACTTTGGTAAGGATTTAACAGCCATTGTTATCACAGGTCCTAATACTGGTGGGAAGACCATCATGCTCAAAACCCTGGGCTTGACTCAACTCATGGCCCAGTCAGGCTTGCCCATTTTAGCTGATAAGGGAAGCCGTGTCGGTGTTTTCGAGGAAATCTTTGCAGATATTGGGGATGAGCAGTCTATAGAGCAAAGCTTGTCTACCTTCTCCAGCCACATGACCAATATCGTAGATATTCTTGGCAAGGTCAACCAACATTCGCTCTTATTGCTAGATGAGCTTGGGGCAGGTACCGATCCGCAGGAAGGAGCAGCGCTTGCTATGGCTATTCTGGAGGATCTTCGTCTCCGTCAGGTCAAGACCATGGCGACGACCCACTATCCAGAGCTCAAGGCCTACGGTATCGAGACAGCCTTTGTGCAAAATGCCAGCATGGAGTTTGACACAGCCAGCTTGCGTCCGACCTATCGCTTTATGCAGGGAGTTCCTGGTCGAAGTAATGCCTTTGAAATTGCCAAACGTCTGGGCTTGTCAGATGTCATCGTAGGAGATGCCAGCCAGCAGGTCAACCAAGATAATGATGTCAACCGTATCATTGAACAATTGGAAGAGCAAACGCTTGAAAGTCGCAAACGCTTGGACAATATCCGTGAGGTGGAGCAAGAAAACCTTAAGATGAACCGAGCTCTTAAAAAGCTCTACAACGAACTCAATCGTGAAAAGGAAACTGAGCTCAACAAGGCGCGTGAACAGGCTGCCGAGATTGTAGAACTAGCGCTAAGTGAGAGTGACCAGATTCTCAAGAACCTCCACAGTAAGTCTCAACTTAAACCCCACGAAATCATTGAAGCCAAGGCTGAGCTGAAAAAACTGGCTCCTGAAAAAGTGGACTTGTCTAAAAACAAGGTCCTTCAAAAGGCCAAGAAAAAACGGACTCCAAAGGTGGGGGATGATATTGTGGTCCTCAGTTATGGACAACGTGGAACCTTGACCAATCAGCTTAAGGACGGTCGCTGGGAAGCCCAAGTTGGTTTGATCAAGATGACCTTGGAAGAGAAAGAATTTGACCTTGTTCAGAACCAACAAGAAGCCCCAGTCAAGAAAAAACAAGTCAATGTCGTCAAACGTGCATCTGGTCGTGGTCCGCAAGCAAGACTGGATCTTCGTGGCAAACGGTACGAAGAGGCCATGAATGAGCTGGACGCTTTTATCGACCAAGCCCTGCTCAATAACATGGCGCAAGTCGACATCATCCATGGTATCGGAACAGGCGTCATCCGTGAGGGCGTCACCAAATACCTGCAAAGAAACAAGCATGTCAAGAGCTTTGGCTATGCTCCACAAAATGCTGGAGGCAGTGGTGCCACCATTGTAACCTTTAAAGGATAG
- a CDS encoding sensor histidine kinase, whose translation MKKQSYLLIGLTSFLFILFLTNSLLDIFELDWSYLLQDIEKTEKLIFLILVFSLSMTFFFVLFWRVIEEISRRKMQVNLKRLLAGKEVFSFADPDLDASFKSLSGKLNLLTEAVQKAENQSLVKEEAIIEKERKRIARDLHDTVSQELLAAHMILSGVSQQALKLDREKMQTQLQSVAAILETAQKDLRVLLLHLRPVELEEKSLIEGIQILLKELEDKSDLKVSLKQNVSKLPKKIEEHIFRILQELISNTLRHAQASCLDVYLYQTDVELQLKVVDNGIGFQLGGLDDLSYGLRNIKERVEDMAGTVQLLTAPKQGLAVDIRIPLLDKE comes from the coding sequence ATGAAAAAGCAATCGTATCTGTTAATTGGGCTGACTTCTTTCCTCTTTATCCTCTTTTTGACCAATAGTCTACTTGATATTTTTGAACTAGACTGGTCCTATTTACTACAAGATATTGAGAAAACAGAGAAGTTAATCTTCTTAATCTTGGTCTTTAGCCTTTCCATGACCTTCTTTTTTGTCCTCTTTTGGCGCGTGATAGAAGAAATCTCTCGCAGAAAAATGCAGGTTAATCTCAAGCGACTGCTAGCAGGAAAAGAGGTATTTTCCTTTGCAGATCCAGACTTGGATGCCAGTTTCAAGTCCTTGTCTGGCAAGCTTAATCTCTTGACTGAGGCTGTTCAAAAGGCTGAAAATCAAAGTCTGGTCAAGGAAGAAGCAATCATCGAGAAAGAGCGGAAGCGGATAGCACGTGACTTACATGATACGGTTAGTCAGGAGTTGCTTGCAGCCCATATGATTTTATCAGGTGTCAGTCAGCAGGCTTTGAAGCTGGATAGAGAAAAGATGCAGACCCAGTTGCAAAGTGTCGCAGCCATCCTTGAAACAGCCCAGAAAGATTTGCGGGTCTTGCTCCTACATTTGCGACCTGTTGAGTTGGAAGAGAAGAGTTTAATTGAGGGGATTCAAATCCTCTTAAAAGAGCTTGAGGACAAGAGTGATCTCAAGGTTAGTCTCAAGCAGAATGTGTCTAAATTGCCCAAGAAGATTGAAGAACATATCTTCCGTATTTTACAGGAGTTAATCAGCAATACCCTCCGCCATGCTCAGGCATCTTGTTTGGATGTTTATCTCTATCAAACAGATGTTGAATTGCAGCTGAAGGTAGTGGACAATGGGATTGGTTTCCAGTTAGGGGGGTTAGATGACTTGAGTTATGGACTGCGAAATATCAAGGAGCGGGTTGAAGATATGGCAGGAACGGTTCAACTTTTGACAGCTCCAAAGCAAGGATTGGCAGTTGATATCCGTATTCCCCTGCTAGACAAGGAATGA
- the lepB gene encoding signal peptidase I, which produces MNYFKTFLKEWGLTFLIIILVGLSRLFLWTNVRVEGHSMDPTLADGEILFVVKHLPINRFDIVVAHEDDGNKDIVKRVIGMPGDTIRYENDKLFINNQETDEPYLADYLQQFKNDKLQSTYSGKGFEGDKGVYFRSLAQKAQAFTVDVNFNTSFSFTVPEGEYLLLGDDRLVSSDSRHVGTFKASQIKGEAKFRFWPLNRIGIF; this is translated from the coding sequence ATGAATTATTTTAAAACATTTCTAAAAGAGTGGGGACTTACGTTCCTTATCATTATACTCGTTGGTCTCAGTCGTCTCTTTCTCTGGACCAATGTCCGTGTGGAAGGACACTCTATGGACCCGACTCTAGCTGATGGAGAGATTCTCTTTGTCGTCAAACACCTCCCTATCAACCGTTTTGACATTGTAGTTGCCCATGAAGATGATGGAAATAAAGACATCGTTAAACGCGTCATCGGCATGCCCGGAGATACCATTCGCTACGAAAACGACAAGCTCTTTATCAACAATCAAGAAACCGACGAACCTTACCTAGCAGACTACCTCCAACAGTTTAAAAATGACAAACTTCAGAGCACCTATTCAGGGAAAGGCTTTGAAGGGGATAAGGGTGTCTATTTTAGAAGCCTTGCTCAGAAAGCTCAGGCCTTTACTGTTGATGTAAATTTCAACACCAGCTTCAGCTTTACCGTACCCGAGGGTGAGTACCTCCTCCTTGGAGATGACCGTTTGGTTTCTAGCGACAGTCGCCATGTTGGAACCTTTAAAGCCAGTCAAATCAAAGGAGAAGCCAAATTCCGTTTCTGGCCACTCAACCGTATCGGAATCTTTTAA
- the liaF gene encoding cell wall-active antibiotics response protein LiaF: MKKFQIFLFIEACLLTGALILMVSEHFSRFLLILFLFLLLIRYYAGKEGNNFLLLVATILFFFIVMLNPFVILAIFVAVIYSLFLLYPMMNQEKEETDLVFEEVVTVKNEKNRWFGNLHHFSSHQTCQFDDINLFRLMGKDTIHLERVILTNHDNVIILRKMVGTTRIIVPVDVEISLSVNCLYGDLTFLHQPKRSLRNEHYHQETRDYLKSNKSVKIFLTTMVGDVEVVRG, encoded by the coding sequence ATGAAAAAATTTCAAATCTTTTTATTTATTGAAGCCTGTCTATTGACGGGAGCTCTGATTTTGATGGTATCAGAGCATTTTTCGCGTTTTCTGCTGATTCTATTCCTCTTTCTTCTCCTGATACGCTATTATGCAGGCAAAGAGGGCAACAACTTTCTCCTCCTTGTGGCTACCATTCTTTTCTTTTTCATCGTCATGCTCAATCCCTTTGTGATTTTAGCTATCTTTGTAGCGGTGATCTACAGTCTCTTTCTTCTCTATCCCATGATGAATCAAGAAAAAGAGGAGACCGACTTGGTCTTTGAAGAGGTGGTGACGGTTAAAAATGAAAAGAATCGCTGGTTTGGCAATCTCCATCATTTCTCTAGTCACCAGACCTGCCAGTTTGACGATATCAACCTCTTTCGCCTCATGGGCAAGGACACCATTCATTTAGAAAGAGTTATCCTAACCAATCATGACAATGTCATTATCCTTAGAAAGATGGTCGGAACGACTAGGATTATCGTACCTGTAGATGTGGAAATCAGCCTCAGTGTTAACTGTCTTTATGGAGATCTTACCTTCCTTCATCAACCTAAGAGATCCCTCCGCAATGAACACTATCATCAGGAAACCAGAGACTACCTCAAGAGTAACAAGAGTGTCAAGATTTTCCTAACTACTATGGTTGGCGATGTGGAGGTGGTCAGAGGATGA
- the zapA gene encoding cell division protein ZapA, which yields MANLNRYKFTFGKKTLTLTTEHDNLFMEEIAKVATEKYQAIKERMPGADDETIALLLAINSLSTQLSREIEFDDKEQELKDLRNKLVSVKQEQSKIEDSL from the coding sequence ATGGCAAATCTAAATCGATATAAGTTTACATTTGGGAAAAAGACATTAACCTTGACAACCGAGCATGACAACCTCTTTATGGAGGAAATCGCTAAGGTTGCGACTGAAAAATACCAAGCAATTAAGGAACGAATGCCTGGGGCAGATGATGAAACCATTGCTCTCCTTTTAGCGATTAACAGCCTATCAACGCAGCTTAGTCGTGAGATTGAGTTTGACGATAAGGAGCAGGAGCTTAAAGACCTTCGAAATAAGCTAGTGTCTGTCAAGCAAGAGCAGAGCAAGATTGAGGATTCCCTATGA